A portion of the Glycine max cultivar Williams 82 chromosome 10, Glycine_max_v4.0, whole genome shotgun sequence genome contains these proteins:
- the LOC100799680 gene encoding histone H4: MSGRGKGGKGLGKGGAKRHRKVLRDNIQGITKPAIRRLARRGGVKRISGLIYEETRGVLKIFLENVIRDAVTYTEHARRKTVTAMDVVYALKRQGRTLYGFGG, from the coding sequence ATGTCTGGAAGAGGAAAGGGAGGGAAGGGTCTAGGAAAGGGAGGAGCGAAACGGCACCGTAAGGTTCTGAGGGATAACATTCAGGGAATCACGAAGCCCGCGATTCGGCGTCTGGCGCGACGTGGTGGCGTGAAGCGTATCAGTGGTCTCATCTATGAAGAAACTCGCGGTGTTCTCAAGATCTTCCTCGAGAACGTCATTCGCGACGCTGTCACCTATACTGAGCACGCTCGCCGCAAGACCGTCACTGCTATGGACGTTGTTTACGCTCTCAAGAGGCAGGGCAGGACCCTCTATGGTTTCGGTGGTTAG
- the LOC100803049 gene encoding zinc finger MYM-type protein 1 isoform X1, translating into MRRFLVDRENIENVNVVQPEAELEPPLNNVVNEFNPNEIVRDPGRRKQINEYAPDIQDQVRRAYILKGPMQPDLSNFPRTQFGSVKRAFSKSWYKNYTWLEYSEIKDAAYCFYCFLFKQPGRAEHFGFEVFTKSGYRDWKHASQGLKGHVGSHNSLHNSCVKHYNDYNNQRQSVTSKFAKATKESEELYKIRLTCSLDCSRYLIAQGMAFRGHDESSTSLNKGNFREMVDWVKSQNEQVRDAFDRGGKNCKMTCGDIQKELATCCAHEVTKVIMEELGDRQFSVLIDESRDISVKEQMAVMLRFLNDKGNVVERFIALHHVTDTSSKSLKDALYGILDKYTLSISRIRGQGYDGASNMRGEFNGLQRKILDENPYAFYVHCYAHRLQLVVVSVTSSCSSIHDFFEYITLIVNTTSASCKRRDALTEAQHKDILNKLESGEISRGRGLHQSSSLTRPGDTRWGSHHTTLLRLDQMWSSVLKVLSMVDEDGRGPSQAAGLIEKMESFKFAFILRLMLKLFGITNELSNVLQRKDLNIVNAMELVDVVKARLGTMRESGWNNFFADVQGFCVAKSIPVPNMDDEIPVRGRSRAEGMTITNLHHYRAKIFYVAIDKICVEIDHRFSEGSNIILDCFSCLDPKNSFSKFDVDKLARLADIYHAHFSDDDRGTIRDQLETYVLQVRRNASFSTCEDVQSLAMKMVQTEKHLVFPLVYKLIELALILPVSTASVERAFSAMKIIKSKLRNKINDVWFNDLMVCYTEREIFKSLDDIDIIRTFTAKKSRKGHLPRNFI; encoded by the exons ATGAGGAGATTTTTGGTTGATAGAGAAAATATTGAGAATGTGAATGTTGTGCAACCGGAAGCTGAATTAGAACCACCACTTAATAATGTGGTTAATGAGTTTAATCCAAATGAGATTGTGCGTGATCCAGGTCGTAGGAAACAAATTAATGAGTATGCTCCGGATATTCAAGACCAAGTGAGGAGGGCATATATATTGAAGGGTCCAATGCAACCAGATTTGTCAAACTTTCCTCGTACTCAATTTGGAAGTGTTAAAAGAGCATTTAGTAAATCATGGTATAAGAATTATACATGGTTAGAATACAGTGAGATAAAGGATGCAgcttattgtttttattgttttctatttaaGCAACCCGGGAGGGCCGAGCACTTTGGTTTTGAAGTCTTCACTAAAAGCGGATATAGAGATTGGAAGCATGCATCTCAAGGCTTGAAAGGTCATGTTGGTAGTCATAATAGTTTGCACAACTCATGTGTCAAGCACTACAATGATTATAATAATCAAAGACAAAGTGTGACAAGTAAGTTTGCTAAAGCAACCAAGGAATCAGAAGAATTGTATAAGATTCGTTTGACTTGTTCTTTAGATTGTTCAAGATATCTCATAGCACAAGGCATGGCTTTCCGTGGCCATGATGAATCCTCTACTTCGCTAAATAAGGGCAATTTTAGAGAGATGGTAGATTGGGTAAAATCTCAGAATGAACAAGTGAGGGATGCTTTTGACCGTGGTGGAAAAAATTGCAAAATGACTTGCGGTGACATTCAAAAGGAGCTTGCAACGTGTTGTGCACATGAAGTTACCAAGGTGATTATGGAAGAGCTTGGTGATAGACAATTCTCCGTGCTTATTGACGAGTCACGTGATATATCCGTCAAAGAGCAAATGGCGGTGATGTTGAG gtttttgaatgacaaagggaaTGTTGTGGAACGATTTATTGCTCTACATCATGTCACAGATACTTCATCTAAGTCATTAAAGGATGCTCTTTATGGTATTCTTGATAAGTACACATTATCTATTTCAAGGATACGAGGGCAAGGATATGATGGAGCTTCAAATATGAGAGGTGAATTTAATggtttgcaaagaaaaattctaGATGAAAATCCTTATGCTTTCTATGTCCATTGTTATGCTCACCGTTTGCAATTGGTTGTTGTGTCTGTTACTAGTAGTTGCTCATCTATTCATGATTTCTTTGAGTACATCACCTTGATTGTGAATACAACAAGTGCATCTTGTAAGAGGAGGGATGCTTTGACAGAGGCACAAcacaaagatattttaaataaacttgaGAGTGGTGAGATATCTAGAGGAAGGGGCTTACACCAATCATCTAGTCTCACTAGACCCGGGGATACTAGATGGGGTTCACATCATACTACATTGCTTCGTTTGGATCAAATGTGGTCCTCCGTGTTAAAGGTGCTTAGTATGGTTGATGAAGATGGACGTGGACCATCTCAAGCAGCAGGTTTGATAGAAAAAATGGAGAGCTTTaaatttgcttttattttgagGTTAATGTTAAAGTTGTTTGGTATCACAAACGAGCTTTCAAATGTATTGCAAAGAAAAGATCTTAATATTGTGAATGCCATGGAATTAGTTGATGTTGTCAAAGCTCGGTTGGGCACAATGAGAGAGAGTGgctggaataatttttttgccgATGTCCAAGGATTTTGTGTAGCTAAAAGTATTCCGGTACCAAATATGGATGACGAAATACCGGTTCGGGGTCGTTCAAGAGCAGAAGGGATGACTATCACTAATCTTCATCATTACCGTGCAAAGATTTTTTATGTTGCTATTGATAAAATATGTGTGGAGATAGATCACCGCTTTAGTGAAGGAAGTAACATTATACTTGATTGCTTCTCATGTCTTGACCCCAAGAACTCTTTCTCCAAGTTTGATGTTGATAAGCTTGCTCGTCTTGCTGATATTTATCATGCACACTTTTCTGATGATGACCGAGGAACAATTAGGGATCAACTTGAAACTTATGTGCTTCAAGTGAGAAGAAATGCTTCTTTTTCCACTTGTGAAGATGTTCAAAGTTTGGCTATGAAGATGGTTCAAACTGAGAAACATTTGGTATTTCCATTGGTTTATAAACTTATTGAGCTAGCTTTGATATTGCCGGTGTCGACAGCATCCGTTGAAAGAGCTTTTTCAGCAATGAAGATTATCAAGTCTAAATTGCGCAATAAGATCAACGATGTGTGGTTCAATGACTTGATGGTATGTTACACCGAGCGGGAGATATTCAAGTCGCttgatgatattgatattattCGAACATTTACCGCAAAGAAGTCTCGGAAAGGACACTTGCCtcgtaattttatttaa
- the LOC100803049 gene encoding zinc finger MYM-type protein 1 isoform X2, translating to MQPGRAEHFGFEVFTKSGYRDWKHASQGLKGHVGSHNSLHNSCVKHYNDYNNQRQSVTSKFAKATKESEELYKIRLTCSLDCSRYLIAQGMAFRGHDESSTSLNKGNFREMVDWVKSQNEQVRDAFDRGGKNCKMTCGDIQKELATCCAHEVTKVIMEELGDRQFSVLIDESRDISVKEQMAVMLRFLNDKGNVVERFIALHHVTDTSSKSLKDALYGILDKYTLSISRIRGQGYDGASNMRGEFNGLQRKILDENPYAFYVHCYAHRLQLVVVSVTSSCSSIHDFFEYITLIVNTTSASCKRRDALTEAQHKDILNKLESGEISRGRGLHQSSSLTRPGDTRWGSHHTTLLRLDQMWSSVLKVLSMVDEDGRGPSQAAGLIEKMESFKFAFILRLMLKLFGITNELSNVLQRKDLNIVNAMELVDVVKARLGTMRESGWNNFFADVQGFCVAKSIPVPNMDDEIPVRGRSRAEGMTITNLHHYRAKIFYVAIDKICVEIDHRFSEGSNIILDCFSCLDPKNSFSKFDVDKLARLADIYHAHFSDDDRGTIRDQLETYVLQVRRNASFSTCEDVQSLAMKMVQTEKHLVFPLVYKLIELALILPVSTASVERAFSAMKIIKSKLRNKINDVWFNDLMVCYTEREIFKSLDDIDIIRTFTAKKSRKGHLPRNFI from the exons ATG CAACCCGGGAGGGCCGAGCACTTTGGTTTTGAAGTCTTCACTAAAAGCGGATATAGAGATTGGAAGCATGCATCTCAAGGCTTGAAAGGTCATGTTGGTAGTCATAATAGTTTGCACAACTCATGTGTCAAGCACTACAATGATTATAATAATCAAAGACAAAGTGTGACAAGTAAGTTTGCTAAAGCAACCAAGGAATCAGAAGAATTGTATAAGATTCGTTTGACTTGTTCTTTAGATTGTTCAAGATATCTCATAGCACAAGGCATGGCTTTCCGTGGCCATGATGAATCCTCTACTTCGCTAAATAAGGGCAATTTTAGAGAGATGGTAGATTGGGTAAAATCTCAGAATGAACAAGTGAGGGATGCTTTTGACCGTGGTGGAAAAAATTGCAAAATGACTTGCGGTGACATTCAAAAGGAGCTTGCAACGTGTTGTGCACATGAAGTTACCAAGGTGATTATGGAAGAGCTTGGTGATAGACAATTCTCCGTGCTTATTGACGAGTCACGTGATATATCCGTCAAAGAGCAAATGGCGGTGATGTTGAG gtttttgaatgacaaagggaaTGTTGTGGAACGATTTATTGCTCTACATCATGTCACAGATACTTCATCTAAGTCATTAAAGGATGCTCTTTATGGTATTCTTGATAAGTACACATTATCTATTTCAAGGATACGAGGGCAAGGATATGATGGAGCTTCAAATATGAGAGGTGAATTTAATggtttgcaaagaaaaattctaGATGAAAATCCTTATGCTTTCTATGTCCATTGTTATGCTCACCGTTTGCAATTGGTTGTTGTGTCTGTTACTAGTAGTTGCTCATCTATTCATGATTTCTTTGAGTACATCACCTTGATTGTGAATACAACAAGTGCATCTTGTAAGAGGAGGGATGCTTTGACAGAGGCACAAcacaaagatattttaaataaacttgaGAGTGGTGAGATATCTAGAGGAAGGGGCTTACACCAATCATCTAGTCTCACTAGACCCGGGGATACTAGATGGGGTTCACATCATACTACATTGCTTCGTTTGGATCAAATGTGGTCCTCCGTGTTAAAGGTGCTTAGTATGGTTGATGAAGATGGACGTGGACCATCTCAAGCAGCAGGTTTGATAGAAAAAATGGAGAGCTTTaaatttgcttttattttgagGTTAATGTTAAAGTTGTTTGGTATCACAAACGAGCTTTCAAATGTATTGCAAAGAAAAGATCTTAATATTGTGAATGCCATGGAATTAGTTGATGTTGTCAAAGCTCGGTTGGGCACAATGAGAGAGAGTGgctggaataatttttttgccgATGTCCAAGGATTTTGTGTAGCTAAAAGTATTCCGGTACCAAATATGGATGACGAAATACCGGTTCGGGGTCGTTCAAGAGCAGAAGGGATGACTATCACTAATCTTCATCATTACCGTGCAAAGATTTTTTATGTTGCTATTGATAAAATATGTGTGGAGATAGATCACCGCTTTAGTGAAGGAAGTAACATTATACTTGATTGCTTCTCATGTCTTGACCCCAAGAACTCTTTCTCCAAGTTTGATGTTGATAAGCTTGCTCGTCTTGCTGATATTTATCATGCACACTTTTCTGATGATGACCGAGGAACAATTAGGGATCAACTTGAAACTTATGTGCTTCAAGTGAGAAGAAATGCTTCTTTTTCCACTTGTGAAGATGTTCAAAGTTTGGCTATGAAGATGGTTCAAACTGAGAAACATTTGGTATTTCCATTGGTTTATAAACTTATTGAGCTAGCTTTGATATTGCCGGTGTCGACAGCATCCGTTGAAAGAGCTTTTTCAGCAATGAAGATTATCAAGTCTAAATTGCGCAATAAGATCAACGATGTGTGGTTCAATGACTTGATGGTATGTTACACCGAGCGGGAGATATTCAAGTCGCttgatgatattgatattattCGAACATTTACCGCAAAGAAGTCTCGGAAAGGACACTTGCCtcgtaattttatttaa